In the genome of Bryobacteraceae bacterium, one region contains:
- a CDS encoding RnfABCDGE type electron transport complex subunit D, producing MSVVATPEIQLRTSPHLHANRSVQTIMRHVVYAMLPLCAWGIWTFGLSAAAVIVTTTAACIAGEHLLCRLAGRPSSVGDWSIVITGILLGLILPPGFPLWMAAVGGFVAVGLGKMLFGGLGFNVFNPALVGRAFLQAAFPSAITTYTPALTPDRFASFIPTTFTIPLLQPPDIVSGATPLMARKFEHTATEALPLLFGQVSGSIGETSALLILLCGLYLIARNFMDWRIPAAMLGAAFLSGGAFHLADSARYPDPVFLLLSGGLMLGAMFMATDMVASPVTPLGVWIYGAVMGLITIVIRLKGGLPEGVMYAILLGNALSPAIDNFTQPRVYGTARKGAAR from the coding sequence GTGAGCGTAGTCGCAACGCCTGAGATTCAACTCCGCACTTCGCCGCACCTGCACGCCAACCGAAGCGTGCAGACAATCATGCGGCACGTCGTCTACGCGATGCTGCCGCTGTGCGCGTGGGGCATCTGGACGTTTGGCCTCAGCGCCGCCGCGGTCATTGTCACCACCACAGCCGCTTGCATCGCCGGCGAGCACCTTCTGTGCCGCCTCGCCGGACGCCCGTCGTCGGTGGGCGACTGGAGCATCGTCATTACCGGAATCCTGCTCGGACTCATCCTCCCACCCGGGTTCCCGCTCTGGATGGCGGCAGTCGGCGGATTCGTCGCCGTCGGGCTCGGCAAGATGCTCTTCGGTGGACTCGGCTTCAACGTCTTCAACCCGGCGCTGGTCGGCCGCGCGTTTCTCCAAGCCGCCTTCCCTTCGGCCATCACCACTTATACGCCGGCGCTCACACCGGACCGTTTCGCATCGTTCATCCCCACTACGTTCACTATTCCGCTGCTCCAGCCGCCAGACATCGTCTCCGGCGCGACGCCGCTCATGGCCCGCAAGTTCGAACATACTGCCACCGAAGCCCTACCGCTGCTGTTCGGGCAAGTCTCCGGCTCCATCGGCGAGACCTCAGCCCTGCTCATCCTGCTCTGCGGCCTGTACCTCATCGCCCGCAACTTCATGGACTGGCGCATTCCCGCCGCCATGCTCGGAGCGGCGTTCCTCTCCGGCGGTGCGTTCCACCTTGCCGACTCCGCCCGTTATCCGGATCCCGTCTTCCTTCTGCTCTCCGGCGGACTCATGCTCGGCGCGATGTTCATGGCCACCGACATGGTGGCCTCGCCCGTCACTCCGCTCGGCGTGTGGATCTACGGCGCCGTCATGGGCCTCATCACCATCGTCATCCGCCTCAAGGGCGGGCTCCCGGAGGGCGTGATGTACGCGATCCTGCTTGGGAACGCCCTTTCACCCGCGATCGACAACTTTACCCAACCCCGCGTCTACGGGACCGCCAGGAAGGGAGCTGCCCGGTGA
- a CDS encoding FMN-binding protein, translated as MNPSAELPSSVTLIRLMGVVSLICGLLIVGTHLGTLDPIRRNQETILRETVAQLLPGVSRQVTYGVDASGELKILTGADSLGPRFFAGYDGSGELLGVVIEASERGYADVIRAMYAYSPEKEQIVDFRVLEMKETPGLGDKINSDSGFLANFRGLAARLDPSGKLEHAIVAVKHGTKKNPWEVDAISGATISSRAVGRMLDKSAAQMLPLVRRNLERIRRAE; from the coding sequence GTGAATCCCTCCGCCGAACTCCCCTCGAGCGTCACTCTCATCCGCCTCATGGGCGTCGTCTCGCTGATCTGCGGACTCCTGATCGTCGGCACGCATCTCGGCACGCTCGACCCCATCCGCCGCAACCAGGAGACGATCCTTCGCGAAACCGTCGCCCAGTTGCTTCCCGGCGTCTCCAGGCAGGTCACCTACGGCGTCGACGCCTCGGGCGAACTCAAGATTCTCACCGGAGCCGACTCCCTCGGCCCGCGCTTCTTCGCCGGCTACGACGGAAGCGGCGAGTTGCTCGGCGTCGTCATCGAAGCGAGCGAGCGCGGCTACGCCGACGTTATCCGCGCCATGTACGCCTACTCGCCGGAGAAAGAGCAGATCGTTGATTTCCGCGTGCTGGAGATGAAGGAAACTCCTGGCCTCGGCGACAAGATCAACTCCGACTCGGGTTTCCTCGCCAACTTCCGCGGGCTCGCCGCGCGTCTCGATCCGTCCGGCAAGCTCGAGCACGCCATCGTCGCCGTGAAGCACGGAACCAAGAAGAACCCCTGGGAGGTCGACGCGATCTCGGGCGCCACCATCTCTTCCCGCGCCGTCGGCCGGATGCTCGACAAGAGCGCCGCCCAGATGCTGCCGCTCGTGCGCCGCAATCTCGAACGTATCCGGAGAGCCGAATGA
- a CDS encoding RnfABCDGE type electron transport complex subunit B, with product MTEFLLSGGLMAALGGLLAAVLAFANRKLYVYEDPRIDQVEAMLPHANCGACGCAGCRAFAELAVKGDIAPGKCTVSSPDGIVAIAAFLGVAAGAEEKRVARLACAGGTNVARNHAVYSGLATCRAAAMVAGGGKGCVWGCLGLGDCERVCDFDAITMNGHSLPVVDPALCTACGDCVDVCPKQLFSLHLVSHRLWVACKNLADGLTAEAECDVACTACGRCAADAPSGLIQIVNNLAVVDYAKNRLANQTPIQRCPTGAIVWLDEERGPVKGPDAKKITRTSPRPVEPPSLPVPIVATTTRGSL from the coding sequence GTGACCGAGTTTTTGCTCTCCGGGGGACTGATGGCGGCGCTCGGAGGGCTACTGGCCGCCGTGCTGGCGTTCGCCAACCGAAAGCTCTACGTTTATGAGGACCCCCGCATCGATCAGGTGGAGGCCATGCTCCCCCACGCCAACTGCGGCGCCTGCGGCTGCGCTGGCTGCCGCGCCTTCGCCGAACTCGCGGTGAAGGGTGATATCGCCCCCGGCAAGTGCACCGTCAGCTCGCCGGACGGAATCGTCGCCATCGCCGCGTTTCTGGGCGTGGCTGCCGGCGCGGAGGAAAAGCGCGTCGCCCGCCTCGCTTGCGCCGGCGGAACCAACGTCGCCCGCAACCACGCGGTGTACTCCGGGCTCGCCACCTGCCGCGCCGCCGCGATGGTGGCCGGCGGCGGCAAGGGTTGCGTCTGGGGCTGCCTCGGGCTGGGCGACTGTGAACGCGTCTGCGACTTCGACGCGATCACGATGAACGGACATTCGCTGCCGGTCGTCGATCCGGCGCTATGCACCGCCTGCGGGGACTGCGTCGACGTCTGCCCGAAGCAGCTATTCTCCTTGCACTTGGTGAGTCACCGCCTGTGGGTGGCCTGCAAGAACCTCGCCGACGGGCTCACCGCCGAGGCCGAGTGCGACGTCGCCTGCACCGCCTGCGGGCGATGCGCCGCCGACGCGCCTTCCGGCCTGATCCAAATCGTCAACAACCTCGCCGTTGTCGACTACGCGAAAAACCGCCTCGCCAACCAGACGCCCATCCAGCGTTGCCCCACCGGCGCCATCGTCTGGCTGGACGAAGAACGCGGGCCCGTCAAAGGCCCTGACGCAAAGAAAATCACCCGCACGTCGCCGCGGCCGGTGGAGCCGCCAAGTCTGCCCGTGCCCATCGTCGCAACCACGACAAGAGGATCTTTATGA
- the rsxC gene encoding electron transport complex subunit RsxC produces MHLLELFGGKRLRRGVHPPEHKETASMPIRRLPFPPLIVVPLSQHAGTPAVATVSEGQEVVRGEPIAKAGGFVSVPMHAPATGRVERIAPAPSARGEMTPAIFIRPYPSASQEILYGAPRDLSAMTPEEVVQAVQDTGVVGLGGAAFPTHVKMKVPEGKSIDTVIVNGCECEPYLTTDHRLMVEQAPAVIAGTLIAMKAVGAPRAVVGVEDNKPDAVEALRKAAANQSAITVEAVPTQYPQGAEKILIQVLLGREVPSGGLPSEIGVSVFNVATLAQIGDLLPTRRGLIERVVTITGPAVSKPGNYLTALGTPLRWALEQAGCTDATASVILGGPMMGPTIGSLDVPITKGVSGILVTTAAETNGFRRHIFPCIRCGACVDVCPLRLNPSRLGMLARKGMYEEMEGGFHLNDCFECGCCSYVCPANIPLVQQFRVAKQMNRERKARERSRNA; encoded by the coding sequence ATGCATCTGCTCGAGCTATTCGGCGGCAAGCGGCTCCGGCGCGGGGTTCATCCCCCCGAGCACAAAGAGACCGCGTCCATGCCGATTCGTCGGCTGCCGTTCCCGCCGTTGATCGTTGTGCCGCTATCTCAACACGCCGGAACTCCCGCCGTCGCAACGGTTTCGGAAGGCCAGGAAGTGGTGCGCGGCGAGCCGATCGCCAAGGCCGGCGGCTTCGTCTCAGTCCCCATGCACGCCCCGGCCACCGGGCGGGTCGAACGCATTGCTCCGGCTCCGAGCGCACGCGGCGAGATGACGCCTGCGATCTTCATCCGCCCCTACCCCTCGGCCAGCCAGGAGATCCTATACGGTGCCCCGCGCGACCTCTCCGCCATGACGCCCGAGGAGGTGGTTCAAGCCGTGCAGGATACCGGCGTGGTCGGGCTGGGCGGCGCCGCCTTCCCCACGCACGTCAAGATGAAGGTGCCCGAAGGCAAGTCGATCGACACGGTGATCGTCAACGGCTGCGAGTGCGAGCCCTACCTCACCACGGACCATCGCCTCATGGTGGAACAGGCGCCGGCCGTCATCGCCGGCACGCTCATTGCGATGAAGGCTGTCGGCGCGCCGCGCGCTGTCGTCGGCGTCGAGGACAACAAGCCGGACGCCGTCGAAGCGCTGCGGAAAGCCGCCGCCAACCAATCGGCGATCACCGTGGAGGCGGTCCCGACCCAGTATCCGCAGGGCGCCGAAAAGATCCTGATCCAGGTGCTGCTCGGCCGCGAAGTTCCCTCCGGCGGCCTGCCGAGCGAAATAGGCGTTTCGGTGTTCAACGTCGCCACCCTCGCCCAAATTGGAGACCTGCTCCCTACCCGGCGTGGGCTCATCGAACGCGTGGTCACCATCACCGGACCCGCGGTGAGCAAGCCCGGCAACTACCTCACCGCTCTCGGGACTCCGCTCCGCTGGGCGCTCGAGCAAGCCGGCTGCACCGACGCCACGGCTTCGGTGATCCTCGGCGGCCCGATGATGGGCCCCACCATCGGTTCGCTCGACGTGCCCATCACCAAGGGCGTCAGTGGCATCCTCGTCACTACCGCGGCCGAAACGAATGGCTTCCGCCGCCATATCTTCCCCTGCATTCGATGCGGCGCCTGCGTGGATGTCTGTCCGCTGCGCCTCAACCCGTCGCGCCTCGGCATGTTGGCGCGAAAAGGCATGTACGAAGAGATGGAGGGAGGCTTCCACCTGAACGACTGTTTCGAATGCGGCTGCTGCAGCTACGTGTGCCCGGCGAATATCCCCCTCGTCCAGCAGTTCCGCGTCGCCAAGCAAATGAACCGCGAAAGGAAAGCGCGTGAGCGTAGTCGCAACGCCTGA
- a CDS encoding 2-oxoacid:acceptor oxidoreductase family protein: MSKQPTYRYPGVRQAMDGNTAVIMCERESTDAAGAYPITPSTQMGEYWAEEAAKGHLNISGRPLIFIEPEGEHAAAAVTAGLSMTGLRATNFSSGQGIAYMHESLYAAVGKRLTYVLNMGCRAMTKSSLNVHAGHDDYHCVDDAGFFQLFGKSAQEACDLNIVSHRVAELALTPGICAQDGFLTTHLIESLMLPEREMIAEYLGRPDDIIDTPTPAQRLLYGPRRRRIPELWTVDNPVMCGTVQNQDAYMQSVAAQRPYFFDHIAAITDQAMEEFHALTGRRYRRAATYRCEDAEYIILGQGSMVVTAEAVADYLRETRKVKVGVVNLTMFRPFPGDLVGRILAGRKGVAVLERVDQPLAEDLPLVREVRAALGRCLENGRAGKGELPYPDHATYTRVEDMPPLYSGSFGLGSRDLQPEGLIAAVENMLPTGGKRKFFYLSIDFVNPKPASPKQEIYQIEVADNYPKVKDLSIHGSENPNLMPKGAITVRMHSVGGWGAITTGKNLAMTLFDLLGFHIKANPKYGSEKKGQPTTYYLSAAPEPIRVNCEYFYVDVVLSPDPNVFNHSNPLAGLKRGGVFIIQSASDKPEDVWRQIPEKYQRIIVENDIHVFYLDAFKIAREEATDAELQFRMQGNAFQGAFFAASPVRTQANLSEEQLFKAIEAQLRHKFGAKGARVVDDNLRVVRRGFDEVHEIVDKTVITGEVALRRAVDLPVLLRNQPASSTPTTDIHRFWDQTGSFYATGRGNDNLADPFIGISFIPAVTGVFRDMTGIRFEHPQWIAENCTACGSCYTICPDSAIPGLVSSPLSVFETAVKNIGAGHEVKHLNRAIRTLDLKFRARLGSNGAKANVNEQVQLAIADVVAGYALDSPVRKEVEQEFEWFRESLGEFRFALTAPYWSTREKKAKGSGGLLSITVNPYTCKGCMECVKVCNDDALRPLAQTEDTVGRLRREWNFWEALPTTAPEFIRIDNLDERIGALETLLLDKRNYQALVSGDGACLGCGEKTVIHLFVAAMEALMQPRAAAQVKKLDDLIARLDQHVRLKLAGSMDLSDTTKVEGALDKLAGGDVTLAAFSEKLDERHAGRPLDAEWLRWVTQLLAKLKHLRWQYTEGAGRRGRASMGILNSTGCTSVWGSTYPYNPYPFPWANHLFQDSPSLAMGIFEGHMARMAEGFRAIRQAEIELKEGYRKEKHEAQFTYFDWHKFTDEEFLLCPPVVAVGGDGAMYDIGFQNLSRMMMSGKPIKVLVLDTQVYSNTGGQACTSGFTGQVSDMAQFGKAHQGKEEIRKEIALIGMAHRTSYIAQGSISNATHLLESFIEGLNARRPSLFNVYAACMPEHGIADDVAEHQSKLAVESRAYPLIRYNPDKGVTPEECFDLDGNPAPDADWPTYTLEFTDERGANGRMELPLTFADFAVTEGRFRKQFRTAPRDAWNENMIPLADFLDLDAGDREGKFPFIWAVDKKNRLIRVIPAAPIVQATQDRRNFWRMLKSLAGVRPQVNASEIEQRVRAELIQTLTARLMDLTGIGGGSLPMPAIAAPPAGATSPMPTAPAAAAPESNGFSPAWIDSANCTSCDECININPKIFAYDGNRHAYVKDPRGGPYKDLVRAAEKCTAQVIHPGTPADPSEKDVDKLLKRAAKYN; the protein is encoded by the coding sequence ATGAGCAAGCAACCCACGTATCGATACCCCGGCGTCCGCCAGGCCATGGACGGCAATACCGCCGTCATCATGTGCGAGCGCGAGTCTACCGACGCTGCCGGCGCGTACCCCATCACGCCGTCCACGCAGATGGGCGAATACTGGGCCGAGGAGGCCGCCAAGGGTCATCTCAACATCTCCGGCCGTCCCCTGATCTTCATTGAGCCGGAGGGCGAACACGCCGCAGCCGCCGTCACCGCCGGCCTCTCAATGACCGGTCTGCGCGCCACGAACTTTTCCTCGGGGCAGGGCATCGCCTACATGCACGAGTCGCTCTACGCCGCGGTCGGCAAGCGCCTCACCTACGTGCTCAACATGGGCTGCCGCGCGATGACCAAGTCGAGCCTCAATGTTCACGCCGGCCACGACGACTATCACTGCGTCGACGACGCGGGCTTTTTCCAGCTCTTCGGCAAGAGCGCCCAGGAAGCCTGCGACCTCAACATCGTCTCCCACCGCGTGGCCGAACTCGCGCTCACCCCCGGCATCTGCGCCCAGGATGGCTTTCTCACCACGCACCTGATCGAGTCGCTGATGCTGCCCGAACGCGAGATGATCGCCGAGTATCTCGGCCGGCCGGACGACATCATCGATACGCCCACGCCCGCCCAGCGCTTGCTCTATGGTCCGCGCCGCCGCCGGATTCCCGAGCTTTGGACCGTGGACAATCCCGTGATGTGCGGCACGGTGCAGAACCAGGACGCTTACATGCAGAGCGTCGCAGCCCAGCGCCCGTACTTCTTCGATCACATCGCGGCGATCACCGATCAGGCGATGGAGGAGTTTCACGCGCTCACCGGCCGCCGCTATCGCCGCGCCGCCACCTATCGCTGCGAAGACGCCGAATACATCATCCTCGGCCAGGGCAGCATGGTTGTAACGGCCGAGGCTGTCGCCGATTATCTGCGCGAAACCCGAAAAGTCAAAGTGGGCGTCGTCAACCTGACCATGTTCCGGCCCTTCCCGGGCGATCTGGTCGGTCGAATCCTCGCCGGCCGCAAGGGCGTCGCCGTGCTCGAGCGCGTCGACCAGCCGCTCGCCGAGGATCTGCCGCTGGTTCGCGAAGTGCGCGCCGCCCTCGGCCGCTGCCTCGAGAACGGCCGCGCCGGCAAGGGCGAACTCCCCTATCCCGATCACGCCACGTACACGCGAGTGGAGGACATGCCGCCGCTCTACTCCGGCTCGTTCGGCCTCGGAAGCCGCGATCTCCAGCCCGAGGGCCTGATCGCCGCCGTCGAGAACATGCTTCCCACCGGCGGAAAGCGCAAGTTCTTCTATCTCTCGATAGATTTCGTCAACCCGAAGCCTGCCAGCCCGAAGCAGGAAATCTACCAGATCGAGGTGGCCGACAACTACCCGAAAGTGAAAGACCTTTCCATCCACGGCAGCGAAAACCCGAATCTGATGCCAAAGGGCGCCATCACCGTCCGCATGCACTCGGTGGGCGGGTGGGGCGCCATCACCACGGGCAAGAATCTCGCCATGACGCTGTTTGACCTACTCGGATTCCATATAAAGGCGAATCCGAAGTACGGTTCGGAAAAGAAAGGTCAACCGACCACTTACTATCTTTCCGCCGCCCCCGAGCCCATCCGCGTCAACTGCGAATACTTCTACGTCGACGTGGTGCTCTCGCCGGACCCGAACGTTTTCAATCACTCGAACCCCCTCGCGGGCCTCAAGCGCGGCGGCGTGTTCATCATCCAGAGCGCCAGCGACAAGCCGGAAGACGTCTGGCGGCAGATTCCCGAAAAGTACCAGCGCATCATCGTCGAGAACGACATTCACGTCTTCTACCTCGACGCGTTCAAGATCGCCCGCGAGGAAGCCACCGACGCCGAACTTCAGTTCCGCATGCAGGGCAACGCCTTCCAGGGCGCGTTCTTCGCCGCTTCGCCCGTCCGCACCCAGGCCAACCTATCCGAGGAGCAGTTGTTCAAGGCGATCGAAGCGCAGCTCCGGCACAAGTTCGGCGCCAAGGGCGCGCGCGTCGTCGACGACAACCTCCGCGTGGTCCGGCGCGGTTTCGACGAAGTCCACGAGATTGTCGACAAGACGGTCATCACCGGCGAAGTGGCGCTGCGCCGCGCCGTCGATCTGCCGGTGCTGCTTCGCAATCAACCCGCTTCCTCCACGCCCACCACCGACATCCATCGTTTCTGGGATCAGACCGGCAGCTTCTACGCCACCGGACGCGGCAACGACAACCTCGCCGATCCCTTCATCGGCATCAGCTTCATCCCGGCCGTCACCGGCGTCTTCCGCGACATGACCGGCATCCGGTTCGAACACCCGCAGTGGATCGCTGAAAACTGCACGGCTTGCGGATCCTGCTACACGATATGCCCCGATAGCGCCATCCCCGGTCTCGTCAGTTCGCCGCTGAGCGTGTTCGAAACGGCGGTGAAAAACATCGGCGCCGGGCACGAAGTGAAGCATCTCAATCGCGCTATCCGCACGCTCGATCTCAAGTTCCGCGCCCGCCTCGGATCGAACGGCGCCAAGGCCAACGTCAATGAGCAGGTGCAGCTCGCCATCGCCGACGTGGTGGCCGGCTACGCGCTCGATTCGCCGGTTCGCAAGGAAGTGGAGCAGGAGTTCGAGTGGTTCCGCGAGTCGCTCGGCGAGTTCCGTTTCGCTCTCACCGCGCCCTACTGGTCCACCCGCGAGAAGAAGGCCAAGGGCTCCGGCGGCCTTCTCTCCATCACCGTGAATCCGTACACCTGCAAGGGCTGCATGGAGTGCGTGAAGGTATGTAACGACGACGCCCTGCGGCCGCTCGCCCAAACCGAGGACACCGTCGGCCGGCTGCGCCGCGAGTGGAACTTCTGGGAAGCGCTGCCCACCACGGCGCCCGAGTTCATTCGCATCGATAACCTCGACGAACGCATCGGCGCGCTCGAAACGCTGCTGCTCGACAAGCGCAACTACCAGGCCCTGGTTTCGGGCGACGGCGCCTGCCTCGGCTGTGGCGAGAAGACCGTGATCCACCTTTTTGTCGCCGCGATGGAGGCGCTCATGCAGCCGCGCGCCGCGGCGCAGGTGAAAAAGCTCGACGACCTCATCGCCCGGCTGGACCAGCATGTCCGCCTCAAGCTCGCCGGGTCGATGGACCTCAGCGACACAACGAAGGTGGAAGGCGCGCTCGACAAACTCGCCGGCGGCGACGTCACCCTCGCCGCGTTCTCCGAAAAGCTCGACGAGCGCCACGCCGGCCGCCCGCTCGACGCCGAATGGCTTCGCTGGGTCACCCAGTTGCTTGCCAAGCTGAAGCACCTCCGCTGGCAGTACACCGAAGGCGCCGGCCGCCGCGGCCGCGCCAGCATGGGCATCCTCAACTCCACCGGCTGCACGTCGGTTTGGGGATCCACCTACCCGTACAATCCCTATCCGTTCCCCTGGGCGAACCACCTCTTCCAGGATTCGCCTTCCCTCGCCATGGGCATCTTCGAGGGCCACATGGCGCGCATGGCCGAAGGCTTCCGCGCCATTCGCCAGGCCGAGATCGAACTCAAGGAAGGGTACCGGAAAGAAAAGCACGAAGCCCAGTTCACTTACTTCGACTGGCATAAGTTCACCGACGAGGAATTCCTCCTGTGTCCGCCCGTGGTCGCCGTCGGCGGCGACGGCGCCATGTACGACATCGGCTTCCAGAATCTCTCCCGCATGATGATGTCCGGCAAGCCGATCAAGGTGCTCGTCCTCGATACGCAGGTCTACTCGAACACGGGCGGCCAGGCGTGCACGTCCGGCTTCACCGGCCAGGTCTCCGACATGGCGCAGTTCGGCAAGGCGCATCAGGGCAAGGAGGAGATCCGCAAGGAGATCGCCCTCATCGGCATGGCTCACCGCACCAGCTACATCGCGCAGGGCAGTATCTCCAATGCCACCCACCTGCTCGAAAGCTTCATCGAAGGCCTGAACGCGCGCCGCCCGTCGCTGTTCAACGTCTATGCCGCCTGCATGCCGGAACACGGCATCGCCGACGATGTCGCCGAACACCAGAGCAAGCTCGCTGTCGAGTCCCGCGCCTATCCGCTCATCCGCTACAACCCGGATAAGGGCGTCACGCCGGAAGAATGTTTCGACCTCGACGGCAACCCCGCCCCGGACGCCGACTGGCCCACCTACACGCTCGAGTTCACCGATGAGCGCGGCGCCAATGGCAGGATGGAACTGCCGCTTACCTTCGCCGACTTCGCCGTCACCGAAGGTCGCTTCCGCAAGCAGTTCCGCACCGCCCCGCGCGATGCCTGGAACGAGAACATGATTCCCCTCGCCGACTTCCTCGATCTGGATGCCGGCGACCGGGAAGGGAAGTTCCCCTTCATCTGGGCCGTCGACAAGAAGAACCGGCTCATCCGCGTGATCCCGGCCGCCCCGATCGTCCAGGCCACGCAGGACCGTCGCAACTTCTGGCGGATGCTCAAGTCCCTCGCCGGCGTCCGTCCGCAGGTGAACGCTTCCGAGATCGAACAGCGCGTGCGGGCCGAACTCATCCAGACGCTTACCGCCCGCCTGATGGATCTCACCGGAATCGGGGGCGGTTCGCTACCGATGCCTGCCATCGCTGCCCCGCCGGCCGGCGCAACCTCTCCAATGCCCACCGCGCCAGCAGCGGCCGCCCCCGAATCCAACGGCTTCTCCCCCGCCTGGATTGACTCCGCCAACTGCACCTCGTGTGACGAGTGCATCAATATCAATCCGAAGATCTTCGCCTACGACGGCAACCGTCATGCGTACGTCAAGGATCCGCGCGGCGGTCCGTACAAGGACCTCGTTCGCGCAGCCGAGAAGTGCACCGCCCAGGTGATTCATCCCGGGACGCCCGCCGATCCCAGCGAGAAGGACGTCGACAAGCTCCTGAAGCGCGCGGCCAAGTACAACTGA
- a CDS encoding family 16 glycoside hydrolase → MNRRRALLTLAGSALPAIAVNGWTSIFDGKTLNGWKANRPASWRVDAGAIVADGSASHLFYDGPGAAGIENFELEADVLTRPFANSGIYFHTAYQGSGFPKQGFEVQVNNTALGEGSYRERKRTGSLYGIRNVYKQLARDNEWLTLNVRVSANNIQVRVNGLLTVDYIEPTPPLIPPSQETARFLQKGGFALQCHDPGSHVRFRNLRYRLLPSAPRIPFNADATDKRIIALAAKNYPLVDYHVHFHESLGLPEAMEKSRRGGIYYGLAGNCGRLSRLRSDTEALAFLDSISGQSAFAGMQVEGEDWTRHFTRATCARFDYLFNDAMIWTGAGGLWRRIYRADDLGAIADPQAFVEDFTARIVRTIATQPIDYYANPTYLPPVLEPRRAELWTEARTARIIDAAARHGVALELSDRHRLPGEAFVKRAKAAGCKFVLGTGNGTDSDLRRCEYSLDLIERCSLSWQDFAILGNHGERAVDRRAHLFPA, encoded by the coding sequence ATGAACCGCCGCCGCGCCCTTCTTACCCTCGCTGGGTCCGCTCTTCCAGCCATCGCCGTCAATGGGTGGACCAGCATTTTCGACGGCAAGACCCTCAACGGCTGGAAGGCGAATCGGCCGGCTTCCTGGCGCGTCGATGCTGGCGCAATCGTCGCCGACGGCTCGGCCTCGCACCTGTTCTACGACGGCCCCGGCGCCGCCGGCATCGAGAACTTCGAACTCGAAGCCGACGTGCTCACTCGCCCCTTTGCCAACTCCGGCATCTACTTCCACACCGCCTACCAGGGCTCCGGATTCCCCAAGCAAGGCTTCGAAGTGCAAGTGAACAACACCGCGCTCGGCGAAGGCTCCTATCGCGAACGCAAGCGCACCGGGTCTCTCTACGGCATCCGCAATGTCTACAAGCAACTGGCGCGCGACAACGAGTGGCTCACGCTGAACGTCCGCGTCTCGGCGAACAACATCCAGGTGCGCGTGAACGGCCTCCTCACCGTCGACTACATCGAGCCCACACCTCCGCTCATTCCGCCGTCGCAGGAAACCGCTCGCTTCCTGCAAAAGGGCGGCTTCGCTCTCCAGTGCCACGACCCCGGATCCCACGTCCGCTTCCGCAACCTTCGCTACCGGCTGCTGCCCTCCGCCCCCCGCATCCCGTTCAACGCCGACGCCACCGACAAGCGGATCATCGCCCTCGCCGCCAAGAACTATCCCCTCGTCGATTACCACGTCCATTTCCACGAATCGCTCGGACTCCCCGAAGCCATGGAGAAATCCCGCCGCGGCGGCATCTATTACGGACTCGCAGGCAACTGCGGCCGCCTGAGCCGCCTCCGCTCCGACACCGAGGCCCTCGCGTTTCTTGACTCCATAAGCGGCCAGTCCGCCTTCGCCGGCATGCAGGTGGAGGGCGAGGACTGGACGCGCCACTTCACCCGCGCCACCTGCGCCCGTTTCGATTACCTGTTCAACGACGCCATGATCTGGACCGGCGCGGGCGGCCTCTGGCGCCGCATCTATCGCGCAGACGACCTCGGCGCCATCGCCGACCCTCAGGCTTTCGTCGAGGACTTCACCGCCCGCATCGTCCGCACCATCGCCACCCAACCCATCGACTACTACGCCAACCCCACCTATCTGCCGCCGGTCCTCGAGCCCCGTCGCGCCGAACTCTGGACCGAAGCCCGCACCGCCCGCATCATCGACGCCGCCGCCCGCCACGGCGTCGCGCTCGAACTCAGCGACCGTCACCGCCTCCCCGGCGAAGCCTTTGTCAAACGCGCCAAAGCCGCCGGCTGCAAATTCGTCCTCGGCACCGGCAACGGGACCGACTCCGACCTCCGCCGCTGCGAGTACTCCCTCGACCTGATCGAAAGATGCAGTCTCTCCTGGCAGGATTTCGCCATCCTCGGAAACCACGGCGAACGAGCCGTCGACCGCCGCGCCCACCTCTTCCCGGCATGA